A DNA window from Arachis duranensis cultivar V14167 chromosome 3, aradu.V14167.gnm2.J7QH, whole genome shotgun sequence contains the following coding sequences:
- the LOC107476674 gene encoding uncharacterized protein At1g01500 — METSCKANGNGVTDNGYAVVRHSYQPSMKPSLPWLDIRVFYVRVCKCELDQSTPEVLTLNHVPLNPDTLLEVNGVRAGVYSDGVSTLLKRDRVDRKSEEVTFVSTDSIRMCGNVKFQVFDKDALLLSGVLELSNSNGIVRESSYNGQKWSMNCESDVIAGTGFFKENQFLFRDSAPPTIEVYIAGSCSGTPIILTKTLQLGSQKKYTRKSALDAIPENDASENGKDAYSPLALQDPDYLSDKPEDDYYNGLYPRTAYADGEDGELSWFNAGVRVGVGIGLSVCLGIGIGVGLLVKTYQGTTRHFRRRLL; from the exons ATGGAGACTTCTTGTAAGGCCAATGGAAATGGGGTAACTGATAATGGATATGCCGTCGTGAGGCACTCGTATCAACCCTCCATGAAGCCATCGTTGCCTTGGCTCGACATAAGAGTATTCTATGTAAGAGTTTGTAAGtgtgagcttgatcaatccactcCTGAGGTTCTCACACTCAATCATGTTCCTTTGAATCCGGATACCCTTCTCGAAGTTAATGGAGTTCGTGCTGGTGTATATTCTGATGGGGTGTCAACCCTTCTCAAAAGGGACAGGGTTGACAGAAAATCGGAAGAAGTAACATTTGTAAGCACTGATAGCATAAGGATGTGTGGCAATGTGAAGtttcaagtgtttgataaagaTGCTCTGCTTCTTTCCGGAGTTCTAGAATTAAGTAATAGCAACGGTATTGTTAGGGAATCAAGCTATAACGGACAAAAATGGAGTATGAACTGTGAGTCAGATGTAATAGCCGGCACCGGTTTCTTTAAGGAGAATCAATTCCTGTTCCGAGACTCAGCTCCACCTACAATTGAGGTCTACATTGCCGGGTCCTGCTCGGGTACTCCAATTATCTTAACAAAGACCCTGCAGCTCGGTTCTCAGAAGAAATATACAAGGAAAAGTGCATTGGATGCAATTCCTGAGAATGATGCAAGTGAAAATGGGAAAGATGCTTATTCACCACTTGCTTTGCAG GACCCAGATTACCTTAGCGACAAACCAGAAGACGACTATTATAACGGGCTGTACCCGAGAACAGCATATGCAGATGGTGAAGATGGAGAACTATCATGGTTCAATGCTGGTGTGAGGGTGGGAGTTGGTATTGGACTTAGTGTTTGTCTTGGAATTGGCATTGGAGTTGGCCTACTTGTTAAAACCTACCAAGGCACCACTCGCCACTTCAGAAGACGGTTATTATAA